A region from the Haliaeetus albicilla chromosome 16, bHalAlb1.1, whole genome shotgun sequence genome encodes:
- the QSER1 gene encoding glutamine and serine-rich protein 1 isoform X4, with protein sequence MMDRNYPTTPSFADPLAPAAAQPAASWAYERGAGSLKPSLSYGGGHSSHSETDLHRQTYTASHQVPGYSTTHHPTGLSGIFDTSMHSAGSNTKETSSVMNFLSAIESRTAQAVSSGSTLLPQFRAPSWQTGMHSSTATELFVTGALPTSGTFPPTSALSAYQHPNTFSSRNFATTPSLTLQDTTFSATSNGLLTTHDPLLQIKTSQGTVPTALTFERLGSSVLSTSIPPQSSTYRSAQESAPHLLQPQFSLLPSTLGGAQQVSQAYSTSVFTGSTASIDRALQRECSVIKHHQRPSSTQSVQAQLTVSQHSLHSYLTSTSGVNFQDTSRHSALSCSPVGDVTQVSNGGPQQKTSQVTVELAQSYTSAIPSPGFPSASTAKVKNCSTKQPPRSTKTPKPQSVAPTVQTQSYAKTAQNQSSVITGQAQIYSTAQLPSLLSVSQSQNYVSSQAQNVPPVSHSQDFSSSKVEKLPSLYKTLTFSGQSQTITSDSQTLSYSSEEQVLTSVPNENYSGQTRELSSVSQSQSYSSSHSQGLSPVSQSQVSFSSQSQVLSAVSPSESYSSGQSLTLTSPSLSFNASPRIQTLPASSPNQSYISLHSSQNSQSQESSSPQSQKFLPSVQSPPFASPAHSQTLQNNRPSSEAKSYVKRKSDSNLYASSKQEEELSVQDMQALQQQATLESSTQRLTDEEISAQDASYRVSKADDRYSQSVIRSNSRLEDQVVGLTLQGTKKDERMVNSVEQLSQHIGHITSLSHDIKKTANLMQTTQVTVSAKELNQQRSLMHKVHESKAQEQQGQVINTPSQVQPHALRHGHQLCLPSAQVLLESACDLQILHQSILQSGLGQAKASPQVQRIQSPQQVTHPFLQMDGHIIQSNGGHSQQQLHTQNSEVMKMDISEPSKPLQQHLTTKDHFTQTNQHDSKNQFVSLSSICFPESILLSDERNILSNVDDILAATAAACGVTPSDFAKSASNEEEIQSVENKEESKPQFRSMDVRHVSSGFSASPTVVGKPASIGNISLNGGQITINLTPVSAIQTKPVNLDQQHIETPDQNIPTRMTSPTLGPGQEEQEQGAVPVKKQSSISHESEEDNDASADGTLNARDTEFVSSGKSLSEESAASENDFNMGGDEGTVAGNQSKGPLQPLSVPQSGDGTISRTEEECQDLTQGNLQKKKSKGKSQNKNAAEDDSAIQKQVKRSGQCKRQNSRGNDSCLTYSSPVSESCYDTYQHQERMRQKIKEVEEKQPEVKTGFIASFLDFLKSGPRQQFSAPAVRMPNRTRRPVTQIIRAPCLQSSAKPQPAAAAPVAAEVSGESPTKKVDEELKKNLETLPSFSSDEDDSVGGNHDLQKSISTALSALDDTSDRKNKTEAEKVAVVTAATTATTAVIKQESPQMTAPVVNVQEKMNPADPLKVAQQDAVTSDQLAKIQATVAIEGCTDEENMDSGGEGMYRERDEFVVKIEDIETLKVALQTGKEPPAIWKVQKALLQKFVPEVRDGQREFAATNSYLGYFGDAKTKYKRVYVKFIENANKKEYVRVCSKKPRSKPVQSARTIHCKPSSSNNKTPDPPTPKPTATKVSSVKPKAKQPKVKAEPPPKKRKKWKEEFSSSQSDSSPEAQSDEDELVPPAPLVTRFLNTRAMKETFKSYMELLVSIALDPDTMQALEKSNDELLLPHMRKIDGMLNDNRKRLLSKLRLDHTFKHGWLGKVWITSPYYSSFDTVIKTRSGCGQGREQPYHLNREKNALENFPELTVVTRDSKTKSGGTSVSKIKMNGKAYNKKTLRASKSTTKLAQEFTVDPEKIQLYSLYHSLHHYKYHIYLTCKEEISSVQKKSADLGQEEIVQLCMKNIKWVEDLFEKFGELLNRVQQKCS encoded by the exons CTTAAGCTATGGAGGAGGACACTCATCACATTCAGAAACTGATCTTCACAGACAGACATACACAGCTTCTCATCAGGTTCCTGGATACTCTACTACGCACCATCCTACTG GTCTTTCAGGAATATTTGATACCAGTATGCACAGTGCTGGAAGTAACACTAAGGAAACTTCTTCAGTTAtgaattttctctctgctaTTGAGTCTCGTACCGCTCAGGCAGTCTCTTCAGGATCTACCCTTTTACCACAATTCAGGGCTCCTTCCTGGCAGACAG gtaTGCATTCCTCAACAGCCACAGAACTATTTGTTACTGGAGCTTTGCCAACCTCTGGAACATTTCCACCAACATCTGCTTTATCAGCATATCAGCATCCCAACACTTTCAGCAGTAGAAACTTTGCTACTACCCCTTCTCTTACTCTTCAAGATACTACTTTCAGTGCTACATCAAATGGTCTCTTGACTACCCATGATCCTTTATTACAGATTAAAACATCGCAAGGCACTGTTCCAACTGCTTTGACATTTGAGCGCCTAGGCAGTTCTGTTTTAAGTACCAGTATACCACCTCAGTCATCAACATATCGTTCTGCTCAAGAATCTGCACCCCATCTTCTGCAACCTCAATTTAGTTTGTTGCCTTCAACCCTTGGAGGAGCTCAGCAGGTTTCTCAGGCATATAGCACATCTGTCTTTACTGGTTCCACTGCTTCTATCGATAGAGCACTTCAGCGAGAATGTAGTGTTATTAAACACCATCAGCGGCCTTCAAGTACTCAGTCTGTTCAGGCTCAACTGACTGTTTCACAGCATTCCTTACACAGCTATTTAACGAGTACAAGTGGAGTTAATTTTCAGGATACATCTAGGCACTCAGCATTATCTTGCAGTCCAGTTGGAGATGTTACTCAGGTGAGCAATGGAGGACCACAGCAGAAGACTTCTCAAGTCACAGTGGAACTTGCTCAGTCGTACACATCTGCAATTCCATCACCTGGTTTTCCATCTGCTTCCACAGCAAAAGTGAAAAACTGTTCCACGAAGCAGCCTCCAAGGTCAACAAAGACCCCCAAACCTCAGAGTGTAGCTCCCACTGTGCAGACACAAAGCTATGCCAAAACTGCACAAAACCAGAGTTCTGTCATTACAGGCCAAGCACAGATCTATTCTACAGCACAGCTCCCAAGTCTTTTGTCGGTCAGCCAGTCCCAAAACTACGTTTCATCCCAGGCTCAGAATGTGCCACCTGTCAGTCACTCACAGGATTTCTCATCCAGCAAGGTTGAGAAGCTGCCCTCACTGTATAAAACGTTGACTTTTTCTGGGCAATCGCAGACTATTACTTCTGATAGTCAAACTCTAAGTTACTCCTCGGAGGAACAGGTATTGACTTCAGTTCCAAATGAGAACTACTCTGGGCAAACGAGGGAACTTTCTTCGGTCAGCCAATCTCAGAGCTACTCTTCTAGTCACTCTCAGGGTTTATCTCCAGTTAGCCAATCCCAAGTTAGTTTTTCATCTCAATCACAAGTTTTATCAGCTGTTAGTCCTTCAGAAAGCTATTCTTCAGGGCAGTCTTTAACATTAACatcaccttccctttcctttaaTGCCTCTCCTCGGATACAAACTCTTCCAGCCTCAAGTCCTAATCAGAGCTATATTTCTTTACATTCTTCTCAGAACTCTCAGTCACAAGAATCCTCCTCTCCACAGTCTCAAAAGTTTTTGCCATCTGTCCAGTCTCCTCCTTTTGCTTCCCCAGCTCATTCACAGACACTGCAGAACAACAGGCCTTCCTCAGAAGCAAAGTCATATGTTAAAAGGAAGTCTGACTCTAATTTGTATGCCTCATCAAAACAAGAGGAGGAATTATCAGTGCAGGATATGCAGGCATTGCAACAGCAAGCTACTCTTGAATCTTCCACTCAAAGGCTAACTGACGAGGAAATCAGTGCTCAGGATGCATCCTATAGGGTCTCGAAGGCAGATGACAGATACTCTCAAAGTGTAATCAGAAGTAACTCTCGTCTTGAAGATCAAGTTGTTGGACTTACTCTTCAAGGcacaaaaaaagatgaaagaatgGTCAATTCTGTGGAACAGCTTTCCCAACACATTGGCCATATCACTAGCCTAAGCCATGATATAAAAAAGACAGCTAATTTAATGCAAACAACACAAGTAACTGTAAGCGCTAAAGAACTAAACCAGCAACGTTCTCTTATGCATAAGGTACATGAAAGTAAAGCTCAAGAACAGCAAGGCCAAGTCATTAATACACCATCGCAGGTTCAACCTCATGCTTTAAGACATGGTCATCAGCTGTGTTTGCCCAGTGCGCAGGTACTTCTGGAGTCAGCCTGTGACTTGCAGATTCTTCATCAGTCAATACTGCAGTCAGGTTTAGGACAAGCAAAGGCATCACCGCAAGTGCAAAGAATACAGAGTCCTCAACAGGTGACACATCCATTCCTTCAGATGGATGGGCATATTATTCAAAGTAATGGGGGTCATTCTCAGCAACAGCTTCATACTCAGAATTCAGAAGTAATGAAAATGGACATTTCTGAGCCCTCAAAACCACTACAGCAGCATTTGACAACAAAAGATCATTTTACTCAGACAAATCAACATGATTcaaaaaatcagtttgtttcTCTTAGTTCAATATGTTTCCCAGAATCTATACTTCTCAGTGATGAGAGGAATATATTATCCAACGTAGATGACATCttagcagcaacagcagcagcctgtggagTGACACCATCTGATTTTGCCAAATCAGCTTCCAATGAAGAGGAAATCCAGTCTGTTGAAAATAAGGAGGAGTCTAAACCACAGTTCCGATCAATGGATGTAAGACATGTGTCTTCTGGTTTCAGTGCCTCACCTACTGTAGTTGGAAAGCCAGCAAGCATAGGTAATATTTCTCTGAACGGAGGCCAAATTACTATAAACCTTACACCAGTGTCAGCAATACAAACAAAACCTGTGAACCTTGATCAACAACACATTGAAACACCTGATCAAAACATACCAACAAGAATGACCTCTCCCACCCTTGGCCCTGGTCAAGAAGAGCAAGAACAAGGGGCTGTTCCAGTTAAGAAACAATCTAGCATCAGTCACGAATCTGAAGAAGATAATGACGCTTCTGCTGATGGCACACTGAATGCAAGAGACACAGAATTTGTTTCAAGCGGTAAGAGCCTAAGTGAAGAAAGTGCTGCTTCAGAGAATGATTTTAATATGGGTGGTGATGAAGGTACAGTAGCAGGTAACCAGTCAAAGGGTCCATTGCAGCCACTATCTGTACCCCAAAGTGGAGATGGAACCATTAGTAGAACTGAAGAAGAATGCCAAGATTTAACTCAAGGGaaccttcagaagaaaaaaagcaaaggaaaaagccaaaacaaaaatgctgcagaagATGACAGTGCAATTCAGAAACAGGTGAAAAGAAGTGGACAGTGTAAACGTCAAAATTCAAGAGGAAATGACTCATGTTTGACATACTCTTCTCCTGTTTCCGAAAGTTGTTATGATACTTACCAGCATCAGGAAAGAATGAGgcaaaaaattaaagaagtTGAAGAAAAACAGCCTGAAGTCAAAACAGGATTTATTGCATCTTTTTTAGACTTTCTAAAGTCTGGGCCTAGGCAACAGttttcagctccagctgtaCGAATGCCAAACAGGACTAGGCGACCGGTTACCCAGATAATTCGCGCCCCTTGCCTACAGTCCTCTGCAAAgcctcagccagcagcagcagcacctgtCGCTGCTGAGGTTAGTGGAGAAAGTCCAACCAAAAAAGTTGATGAAGAACTTAAGAAAAATTTAGAAACGttgccttcattttcttctgatgaaGATGATTCTGTGGGGGGTAACCACGATCTTCAGAAGAGCATCTCTACTGCATTGTCAGCCCTGGATGATACATCTGatagaaagaacaaaacag aagctgAGAAAGTGGCAGTTGTTACTGCTGCCACCACTGCCACTACTGCTGTAATAAAGCAGGAGTCTCCACAGATGACTGCTCCTGTAGTCAATGTGCAGGAGAAAATGAATCCAGCTGACCCCTTAAAAGTAGCTCAACAGGATGCTGTGACTTCAGACCAATTGGCAAAAATACAGGCAACTGTTGCAATAGAAGGATGTACTGATGAGGAGAACATGGACAGTGGAGGAGAGGGCATGTACAGAGAACGTGATGAATTTGTAGTGAAGATTGAAGACATAGAGACACTAAAG GTTGCTTTGCAAACAGGAAAAGAGCCTCCAGCTATTTGGAAAGTACAGAAGGCTTTATTGCAAAAGTTTGTTCCTGAAGTGCGAGATGGACAGAGAGAATTTGCTGCTACTAACAGT tatcttgGGTATTTCGGGGATgcaaaaacaaaatacaaacgAGTGTATGTGAAGTTCattgaaaatgcaaacaaaaaggaaTATGTCAGAGTATGTTCAAAAAAACCACGAAGCAAACCTGTACAGTCAGCaag GACTATTCATTGCAAACCTAGtagcagcaacaacaaaacccctgaTCCAccaacaccaaaaccaacagcaaCAAAAGTCTCTTCTGTGAAACCCAAAGCTAAACAGCCAAAGGTAAAGGCTGAACCACcaccaaagaaaaggaaaaagtggaaAGAAGAATTTTCATCTTCCCAGTCTGATTCTTCACCTGAGGCCCAGAGTGATGAGGATG AGCTTGTACCTCCAGCTCCCCTTGTTACTCGCTTTTTGAACACAAGAGCTATGAAAGAGACTTTTAAGAGCTACATGGAGTTGCTTGTTAGCATTGCCTTGGATCCAGACACAATGCAAGCTTTGGAAAAGAGCAATG ATGAGCTACTTTTGCCTCACATGAGAAAAATTGATGGTATGCTGAATGACAATAGGAAAAGGCTGCTTTCCAAGTTACGCTTGGATCATACTTTCAAG CATGGATGGTTGGGAAAAGTGTGGATAACAAGCCCATATTACAGCAGCTTTGACACAGTAATAAAAACCAGGTCTGGATGtggacagggaagagagcaGCCGTACCATCTCAATAGAGAGAAG AATGCTTTGGAAAACTTTCCTGAACTGACAGTGGTCACTCGGGATTCTAAGACAAAAAGTGGAGGAACATCTGTGTCCAAGATAAAAATGAATGGTAAAGCTTACAACAAGAAAACACTGAGGGCTTCTAAATCAACCACTAAATTAGCACAG GAGTTTACGGTAGATccagaaaaaatacagctgtatTCTTTGTATCACTCACTCCATCATTACAAATATCACATATATCTAACATGTAAAGAAGAG atttcttCTGTTCAGAAGAAGAGTGCAGATCTAGGACAGGAAGAGATTGTGCAGTTGtgcatgaaaaatataaaatgggTGGAGGATCTTTTTGAAAAGTTTGGTGAACTTTTGAATCGTGTCCAGCAGAAATGCTCATAA
- the QSER1 gene encoding glutamine and serine-rich protein 1 isoform X2, which yields MMDRNYPTTPSFADPLAPAAAQPAASWAYERGAGSLKPSLSYGGGHSSHSETDLHRQTYTASHQVPGYSTTHHPTGMHSSTATELFVTGALPTSGTFPPTSALSAYQHPNTFSSRNFATTPSLTLQDTTFSATSNGLLTTHDPLLQIKTSQGTVPTALTFERLGSSVLSTSIPPQSSTYRSAQESAPHLLQPQFSLLPSTLGGAQQVSQAYSTSVFTGSTASIDRALQRECSVIKHHQRPSSTQSVQAQLTVSQHSLHSYLTSTSGVNFQDTSRHSALSCSPVGDVTQVSNGGPQQKTSQVTVELAQSYTSAIPSPGFPSASTAKVKNCSTKQPPRSTKTPKPQSVAPTVQTQSYAKTAQNQSSVITGQAQIYSTAQLPSLLSVSQSQNYVSSQAQNVPPVSHSQDFSSSKVEKLPSLYKTLTFSGQSQTITSDSQTLSYSSEEQVLTSVPNENYSGQTRELSSVSQSQSYSSSHSQGLSPVSQSQVSFSSQSQVLSAVSPSESYSSGQSLTLTSPSLSFNASPRIQTLPASSPNQSYISLHSSQNSQSQESSSPQSQKFLPSVQSPPFASPAHSQTLQNNRPSSEAKSYVKRKSDSNLYASSKQEEELSVQDMQALQQQATLESSTQRLTDEEISAQDASYRVSKADDRYSQSVIRSNSRLEDQVVGLTLQGTKKDERMVNSVEQLSQHIGHITSLSHDIKKTANLMQTTQVTVSAKELNQQRSLMHKVHESKAQEQQGQVINTPSQVQPHALRHGHQLCLPSAQVLLESACDLQILHQSILQSGLGQAKASPQVQRIQSPQQVTHPFLQMDGHIIQSNGGHSQQQLHTQNSEVMKMDISEPSKPLQQHLTTKDHFTQTNQHDSKNQFVSLSSICFPESILLSDERNILSNVDDILAATAAACGVTPSDFAKSASNEEEIQSVENKEESKPQFRSMDVRHVSSGFSASPTVVGKPASIGNISLNGGQITINLTPVSAIQTKPVNLDQQHIETPDQNIPTRMTSPTLGPGQEEQEQGAVPVKKQSSISHESEEDNDASADGTLNARDTEFVSSGKSLSEESAASENDFNMGGDEGTVAGNQSKGPLQPLSVPQSGDGTISRTEEECQDLTQGNLQKKKSKGKSQNKNAAEDDSAIQKQVKRSGQCKRQNSRGNDSCLTYSSPVSESCYDTYQHQERMRQKIKEVEEKQPEVKTGFIASFLDFLKSGPRQQFSAPAVRMPNRTRRPVTQIIRAPCLQSSAKPQPAAAAPVAAEVSGESPTKKVDEELKKNLETLPSFSSDEDDSVGGNHDLQKSISTALSALDDTSDRKNKTEAEKVAVVTAATTATTAVIKQESPQMTAPVVNVQEKMNPADPLKVAQQDAVTSDQLAKIQATVAIEGCTDEENMDSGGEGMYRERDEFVVKIEDIETLKVALQTGKEPPAIWKVQKALLQKFVPEVRDGQREFAATNSYLGYFGDAKTKYKRVYVKFIENANKKEYVRVCSKKPRSKPVQSARTIHCKPSSSNNKTPDPPTPKPTATKVSSVKPKAKQPKVKAEPPPKKRKKWKEEFSSSQSDSSPEAQSDEDELVPPAPLVTRFLNTRAMKETFKSYMELLVSIALDPDTMQALEKSNDELLLPHMRKIDGMLNDNRKRLLSKLRLDHTFKNALENFPELTVVTRDSKTKSGGTSVSKIKMNGKAYNKKTLRASKSTTKLAQEFTVDPEKIQLYSLYHSLHHYKYHIYLTCKEEISSVQKKSADLGQEEIVQLCMKNIKWVEDLFEKFGELLNRVQQKCS from the exons CTTAAGCTATGGAGGAGGACACTCATCACATTCAGAAACTGATCTTCACAGACAGACATACACAGCTTCTCATCAGGTTCCTGGATACTCTACTACGCACCATCCTACTG gtaTGCATTCCTCAACAGCCACAGAACTATTTGTTACTGGAGCTTTGCCAACCTCTGGAACATTTCCACCAACATCTGCTTTATCAGCATATCAGCATCCCAACACTTTCAGCAGTAGAAACTTTGCTACTACCCCTTCTCTTACTCTTCAAGATACTACTTTCAGTGCTACATCAAATGGTCTCTTGACTACCCATGATCCTTTATTACAGATTAAAACATCGCAAGGCACTGTTCCAACTGCTTTGACATTTGAGCGCCTAGGCAGTTCTGTTTTAAGTACCAGTATACCACCTCAGTCATCAACATATCGTTCTGCTCAAGAATCTGCACCCCATCTTCTGCAACCTCAATTTAGTTTGTTGCCTTCAACCCTTGGAGGAGCTCAGCAGGTTTCTCAGGCATATAGCACATCTGTCTTTACTGGTTCCACTGCTTCTATCGATAGAGCACTTCAGCGAGAATGTAGTGTTATTAAACACCATCAGCGGCCTTCAAGTACTCAGTCTGTTCAGGCTCAACTGACTGTTTCACAGCATTCCTTACACAGCTATTTAACGAGTACAAGTGGAGTTAATTTTCAGGATACATCTAGGCACTCAGCATTATCTTGCAGTCCAGTTGGAGATGTTACTCAGGTGAGCAATGGAGGACCACAGCAGAAGACTTCTCAAGTCACAGTGGAACTTGCTCAGTCGTACACATCTGCAATTCCATCACCTGGTTTTCCATCTGCTTCCACAGCAAAAGTGAAAAACTGTTCCACGAAGCAGCCTCCAAGGTCAACAAAGACCCCCAAACCTCAGAGTGTAGCTCCCACTGTGCAGACACAAAGCTATGCCAAAACTGCACAAAACCAGAGTTCTGTCATTACAGGCCAAGCACAGATCTATTCTACAGCACAGCTCCCAAGTCTTTTGTCGGTCAGCCAGTCCCAAAACTACGTTTCATCCCAGGCTCAGAATGTGCCACCTGTCAGTCACTCACAGGATTTCTCATCCAGCAAGGTTGAGAAGCTGCCCTCACTGTATAAAACGTTGACTTTTTCTGGGCAATCGCAGACTATTACTTCTGATAGTCAAACTCTAAGTTACTCCTCGGAGGAACAGGTATTGACTTCAGTTCCAAATGAGAACTACTCTGGGCAAACGAGGGAACTTTCTTCGGTCAGCCAATCTCAGAGCTACTCTTCTAGTCACTCTCAGGGTTTATCTCCAGTTAGCCAATCCCAAGTTAGTTTTTCATCTCAATCACAAGTTTTATCAGCTGTTAGTCCTTCAGAAAGCTATTCTTCAGGGCAGTCTTTAACATTAACatcaccttccctttcctttaaTGCCTCTCCTCGGATACAAACTCTTCCAGCCTCAAGTCCTAATCAGAGCTATATTTCTTTACATTCTTCTCAGAACTCTCAGTCACAAGAATCCTCCTCTCCACAGTCTCAAAAGTTTTTGCCATCTGTCCAGTCTCCTCCTTTTGCTTCCCCAGCTCATTCACAGACACTGCAGAACAACAGGCCTTCCTCAGAAGCAAAGTCATATGTTAAAAGGAAGTCTGACTCTAATTTGTATGCCTCATCAAAACAAGAGGAGGAATTATCAGTGCAGGATATGCAGGCATTGCAACAGCAAGCTACTCTTGAATCTTCCACTCAAAGGCTAACTGACGAGGAAATCAGTGCTCAGGATGCATCCTATAGGGTCTCGAAGGCAGATGACAGATACTCTCAAAGTGTAATCAGAAGTAACTCTCGTCTTGAAGATCAAGTTGTTGGACTTACTCTTCAAGGcacaaaaaaagatgaaagaatgGTCAATTCTGTGGAACAGCTTTCCCAACACATTGGCCATATCACTAGCCTAAGCCATGATATAAAAAAGACAGCTAATTTAATGCAAACAACACAAGTAACTGTAAGCGCTAAAGAACTAAACCAGCAACGTTCTCTTATGCATAAGGTACATGAAAGTAAAGCTCAAGAACAGCAAGGCCAAGTCATTAATACACCATCGCAGGTTCAACCTCATGCTTTAAGACATGGTCATCAGCTGTGTTTGCCCAGTGCGCAGGTACTTCTGGAGTCAGCCTGTGACTTGCAGATTCTTCATCAGTCAATACTGCAGTCAGGTTTAGGACAAGCAAAGGCATCACCGCAAGTGCAAAGAATACAGAGTCCTCAACAGGTGACACATCCATTCCTTCAGATGGATGGGCATATTATTCAAAGTAATGGGGGTCATTCTCAGCAACAGCTTCATACTCAGAATTCAGAAGTAATGAAAATGGACATTTCTGAGCCCTCAAAACCACTACAGCAGCATTTGACAACAAAAGATCATTTTACTCAGACAAATCAACATGATTcaaaaaatcagtttgtttcTCTTAGTTCAATATGTTTCCCAGAATCTATACTTCTCAGTGATGAGAGGAATATATTATCCAACGTAGATGACATCttagcagcaacagcagcagcctgtggagTGACACCATCTGATTTTGCCAAATCAGCTTCCAATGAAGAGGAAATCCAGTCTGTTGAAAATAAGGAGGAGTCTAAACCACAGTTCCGATCAATGGATGTAAGACATGTGTCTTCTGGTTTCAGTGCCTCACCTACTGTAGTTGGAAAGCCAGCAAGCATAGGTAATATTTCTCTGAACGGAGGCCAAATTACTATAAACCTTACACCAGTGTCAGCAATACAAACAAAACCTGTGAACCTTGATCAACAACACATTGAAACACCTGATCAAAACATACCAACAAGAATGACCTCTCCCACCCTTGGCCCTGGTCAAGAAGAGCAAGAACAAGGGGCTGTTCCAGTTAAGAAACAATCTAGCATCAGTCACGAATCTGAAGAAGATAATGACGCTTCTGCTGATGGCACACTGAATGCAAGAGACACAGAATTTGTTTCAAGCGGTAAGAGCCTAAGTGAAGAAAGTGCTGCTTCAGAGAATGATTTTAATATGGGTGGTGATGAAGGTACAGTAGCAGGTAACCAGTCAAAGGGTCCATTGCAGCCACTATCTGTACCCCAAAGTGGAGATGGAACCATTAGTAGAACTGAAGAAGAATGCCAAGATTTAACTCAAGGGaaccttcagaagaaaaaaagcaaaggaaaaagccaaaacaaaaatgctgcagaagATGACAGTGCAATTCAGAAACAGGTGAAAAGAAGTGGACAGTGTAAACGTCAAAATTCAAGAGGAAATGACTCATGTTTGACATACTCTTCTCCTGTTTCCGAAAGTTGTTATGATACTTACCAGCATCAGGAAAGAATGAGgcaaaaaattaaagaagtTGAAGAAAAACAGCCTGAAGTCAAAACAGGATTTATTGCATCTTTTTTAGACTTTCTAAAGTCTGGGCCTAGGCAACAGttttcagctccagctgtaCGAATGCCAAACAGGACTAGGCGACCGGTTACCCAGATAATTCGCGCCCCTTGCCTACAGTCCTCTGCAAAgcctcagccagcagcagcagcacctgtCGCTGCTGAGGTTAGTGGAGAAAGTCCAACCAAAAAAGTTGATGAAGAACTTAAGAAAAATTTAGAAACGttgccttcattttcttctgatgaaGATGATTCTGTGGGGGGTAACCACGATCTTCAGAAGAGCATCTCTACTGCATTGTCAGCCCTGGATGATACATCTGatagaaagaacaaaacag aagctgAGAAAGTGGCAGTTGTTACTGCTGCCACCACTGCCACTACTGCTGTAATAAAGCAGGAGTCTCCACAGATGACTGCTCCTGTAGTCAATGTGCAGGAGAAAATGAATCCAGCTGACCCCTTAAAAGTAGCTCAACAGGATGCTGTGACTTCAGACCAATTGGCAAAAATACAGGCAACTGTTGCAATAGAAGGATGTACTGATGAGGAGAACATGGACAGTGGAGGAGAGGGCATGTACAGAGAACGTGATGAATTTGTAGTGAAGATTGAAGACATAGAGACACTAAAG GTTGCTTTGCAAACAGGAAAAGAGCCTCCAGCTATTTGGAAAGTACAGAAGGCTTTATTGCAAAAGTTTGTTCCTGAAGTGCGAGATGGACAGAGAGAATTTGCTGCTACTAACAGT tatcttgGGTATTTCGGGGATgcaaaaacaaaatacaaacgAGTGTATGTGAAGTTCattgaaaatgcaaacaaaaaggaaTATGTCAGAGTATGTTCAAAAAAACCACGAAGCAAACCTGTACAGTCAGCaag GACTATTCATTGCAAACCTAGtagcagcaacaacaaaacccctgaTCCAccaacaccaaaaccaacagcaaCAAAAGTCTCTTCTGTGAAACCCAAAGCTAAACAGCCAAAGGTAAAGGCTGAACCACcaccaaagaaaaggaaaaagtggaaAGAAGAATTTTCATCTTCCCAGTCTGATTCTTCACCTGAGGCCCAGAGTGATGAGGATG AGCTTGTACCTCCAGCTCCCCTTGTTACTCGCTTTTTGAACACAAGAGCTATGAAAGAGACTTTTAAGAGCTACATGGAGTTGCTTGTTAGCATTGCCTTGGATCCAGACACAATGCAAGCTTTGGAAAAGAGCAATG ATGAGCTACTTTTGCCTCACATGAGAAAAATTGATGGTATGCTGAATGACAATAGGAAAAGGCTGCTTTCCAAGTTACGCTTGGATCATACTTTCAAG AATGCTTTGGAAAACTTTCCTGAACTGACAGTGGTCACTCGGGATTCTAAGACAAAAAGTGGAGGAACATCTGTGTCCAAGATAAAAATGAATGGTAAAGCTTACAACAAGAAAACACTGAGGGCTTCTAAATCAACCACTAAATTAGCACAG GAGTTTACGGTAGATccagaaaaaatacagctgtatTCTTTGTATCACTCACTCCATCATTACAAATATCACATATATCTAACATGTAAAGAAGAG atttcttCTGTTCAGAAGAAGAGTGCAGATCTAGGACAGGAAGAGATTGTGCAGTTGtgcatgaaaaatataaaatgggTGGAGGATCTTTTTGAAAAGTTTGGTGAACTTTTGAATCGTGTCCAGCAGAAATGCTCATAA